In Musa acuminata AAA Group cultivar baxijiao chromosome BXJ3-11, Cavendish_Baxijiao_AAA, whole genome shotgun sequence, one DNA window encodes the following:
- the LOC135652228 gene encoding E3 ubiquitin-protein ligase AIRP2-like, with translation MLSGGAMRKSFKDSLKVLEADIQHANTLASDFPADYDGACLQMRMSYSPVAHLFLFLVQWADCSLAGALGLLRIMIYQVHVDGSTTMSTHERKASIKEFYAVIFPSLLQLQKGITDMEDKKQRAVCMERYRRRDEDEMKHFSEIDAEREEECGICMEMNSKFVLPNCSHAMCMKCYREWNSRSRSCPFCRDSLKRVDSGDLWIYVDNRDVIDMETVTQENIKRLVMYIKELPVVVSESVVFDVYDSHIR, from the exons ATGCTGTCCGGTGGTGCCATGCGCAAATCCTTCAAGGATTCGCTGAAGGTTCTTGAGGCCGACATACAGCATGCGAACACTTT GGCTTCAGATTTTCCTGCAGATTACGATGGTGCGTGCCTTCAAATGCGAATGTCTTATAGTCCAGTCGCACACTTGTTTCTGTTTCTGGTGCAATGGGCAGATTGTAGCCTTGCTGGGGCGCTTGGACTCCTCAGAATTATGATATACCAG GTACATGTTGATGGATCAACGACCATGTCGACTCATGAAAGGAAAGCTAGCATTAAAGAGTTCTATG CTGTAATCTTCCCCTCTTTGCTCCAACTACAAAAAGGCATCACTGATATGGAAGACAAAAAGCAGAGGGCAGTATGCATGGAGAGATATAGACGAAGAGATGaggatgaaatgaaacatttcTCTGAAATAGATGCTGAAAGAGAAGAGGAATGTGGAATTTGCATGGAGATGAACAGCAAATTTGTATTGCCCAATTGCAGCCATGCCATGTGCATGAAATGCTATAGAGAATG GAACTCAAGATCACGGTCGTGCCCGTTCTGTCGTGATAGCCTCAAGAGAGTAGACTCTGGTGACTTGTGGATATACGTGGATAACAGAGATGTAATCGACATGGAAACGGTGACACAAGAAAATATTAAGCGTCTCGTCATGTACATAAAAGAGTTGCCCGTGGTTGTTTCAGAGTCTGTCGTCTTTGATGTTTACGACTCTCATATCAGGTGA
- the LOC103971726 gene encoding flavin-containing monooxygenase FMO GS-OX-like 4, with product MSSSSLAPRPLPSPTTSRHVAVIGAGAAGLAAARELRREGHRVVVFERSAAVGGTWIYTPAAESDALGLDPLREVVHSSLYDSLRTNLPRECMGFLDYPFSSRRARAGGDPRRFPGHREVLCYLQDFAREFDLYGLVRFRTEVALVERDNDGRWQVNSRRSGAAGGDGSDENEVFDGVVVCNGHYTEPRIAEIPGMDAWPGKQMHSHNYRVPEPLLDQVVVIIGNSNSAVDISRDIARFAKEVHVSDRSLTDEPPRKQPGYDNMWLHSAIASTHKDGAVVFRDGCSIHVDVIIHCTGYKYHFPFLKTKNIVTVDDNRVGSLYKHIFPPFLAPSLAFIGIPWKVVPFPMFELQSKWVAGVLSGRIALPTKEEMLEDVKSWYLEVEAVGWPKRYTHNLSNIQFEYDNWLAEQCGCPSVEEWRKLMYVATKKNKRAHPESYRDEWDDDHLILQAEEDFQKFL from the exons ATGTCGTCCTCCTCTCTCGCTCCCCGTCCCCTTCCCTCGCCGACGACCTCCCGTCACGTGGCCGTAATCGGGGCCGGCGCGGCCGGCCTCGCGGCCGCGCGTGAGCTCCGCCGCGAGGGCCATCGCGTCGTCGTCTTCGAGCGCAGTGCTGCCGTCGGAGGCACCTGGATCTACACACCCGCCGCCGAGTCCGACGCCTTGGGCCTCGACCCTCTTCGCGAGGTCGTCCACAGCAGCCTCTACGATTCGCTCCGGACCAACCTCCCCCGCGAGTGCATGGGCTTCCTCGACTACCCCTTCTCCTCCCGCCGCGCCCGCGCCGGCGGCGATCCCCGGCGGTTCCCCGGACACCGCGAGGTTCTCTGCTACCTCCAGGATTTTGCAAGGGAGTTCGACCTCTACGGGCTGGTCCGGTTCCGGACGGAGGTGGCTCTGGTGGAGAGGGATAACGACGGAAGGTGGCAAGTGAACTCGAGGAGGTCTGGCGCTGCCGGTGGCGATGGGAGCGACGAGAATGAGGTCTTCGATGGGGTGGTTGTTTGCAATGGACATTACACCGAGCCGCGGATCGCAGAGATTCCTG GCATGGATGCATGGCCTGGGAAGCAAATGCATAGCCACAATTATCGTGTCCCTGAGCCATTGCTCGATCAA GTGGTGGTGATAATTGGGAATTCAAATAGTGCGGTTGACATTTCAAGGGACATTGCTAGATTTGCAAAAGAAGTGCATGTTTCAGATAGGTCCCTGACTGATGAACCTCCAAGAAAGCAACCGGGCTATGACAACATGTGGCTTCATTCTGCG ATTGCAAGCACCCATAAAGATGGCGCGGTGGTATTTAGAGATGGATGCTCCATACATGTTGATGTTATTATACATTGTACTGG GTACAAGTACCATTTTCcctttcttaaaacaaaaaatattgTCACTGTGGATGACAACCGTGTTGGCTCGCTTTATAAACACATTTTCCCTCCATTTCTTGCTCCAAGCCTTGCCTTCATTGGAATACCTTGGAAG GTAGTTCCTTTCCCAATGTTTGAACTGCAAAGCAAGTGGGTAGCAGGTGTTCTATCAGGGCGAATTGCACTTCCAACCAAAGAGGAAATGTTGGAAGATGTCAAATCCTGGTACTTAGAAGTGGAAGCTGTTGGATGGCCCAAAAGATACACCCATAACTTGTCAAACATTCAG TTTGAGTATGATAATTGGCTCGCGGAGCAATGTGGATGCCCTTCTGTGGAAGAATGGAGGAAGCTGATGTATGTGGCGACTAAGAAAAACAAAAGGGCTCATCCAGAGAGCTATCGTGATGAATGGGATGATGACCATTTAATTTTACAAGCAGAAGAAGACTTTCAAAAGTTCTTATGA